The following coding sequences lie in one Corynebacterium anserum genomic window:
- a CDS encoding hemolysin family protein produces MAILFAFVLLALNAFFVGVEFALISSRRDRLDNMIAAGNKVAPKVLYATEHLSIMLAGAQFGITLASVLLGKVGEPAIAHLIEKPFDALGLPGQLLHPVSFTIALLIVTVLHIILGEMVPKNIALAGPETVACYLIRPHLLFVKITHPIMIFLNWIARLTLHAFGVEQKDELDSTVSPSELASMIAESRSEGLIAPAEAVRLSNALGSSNRTLKEVLIPLDDVRAVRKTGSLLKVSDVESAVAETGFSRFPVTDSTGNWVGYIHVKDVLDNLVMSSDPAIDEAQKPLDAADVRPLITVKLDENFDLAMRAMRQSSSHIAAVIDESNDTVGMVTLEDIIEELVGTVRDWTHDD; encoded by the coding sequence ATGGCAATCCTATTCGCATTTGTTCTTCTTGCACTCAATGCATTCTTTGTTGGGGTGGAGTTCGCGCTCATCTCTTCGCGTCGCGACCGACTGGATAATATGATCGCCGCTGGCAACAAGGTAGCACCGAAAGTGCTCTACGCCACCGAGCATTTGTCTATCATGCTCGCTGGGGCACAGTTTGGTATCACACTCGCCTCCGTTCTTCTGGGTAAAGTCGGCGAACCTGCCATCGCTCACCTCATTGAAAAGCCATTCGATGCTCTGGGGCTTCCCGGACAGCTTTTGCACCCTGTAAGCTTCACCATCGCACTGTTGATCGTCACCGTATTGCATATCATCTTGGGCGAAATGGTGCCGAAGAACATTGCACTGGCGGGGCCGGAAACTGTGGCATGTTATCTGATCCGTCCGCATCTGCTGTTCGTCAAGATCACTCACCCCATCATGATCTTTCTGAACTGGATCGCCCGTCTTACCCTGCATGCATTCGGCGTCGAACAAAAAGACGAGTTGGATTCCACGGTCTCGCCCTCTGAGCTTGCAAGCATGATCGCCGAGTCCCGTTCTGAGGGGCTCATAGCACCTGCCGAAGCCGTGCGTCTGTCCAATGCGTTGGGTAGCTCCAACCGCACCCTTAAAGAGGTTCTTATCCCGCTGGATGATGTCCGGGCTGTTCGCAAAACCGGCTCGCTGCTGAAAGTCTCCGATGTTGAGTCAGCAGTCGCTGAAACAGGTTTTTCCCGTTTTCCCGTCACGGATTCCACCGGGAACTGGGTGGGCTACATTCACGTCAAGGATGTGTTGGATAACCTCGTGATGTCCTCTGATCCTGCAATCGACGAGGCTCAAAAACCTTTGGATGCGGCAGATGTCCGTCCCCTCATCACGGTGAAACTCGACGAGAATTTCGACCTCGCTATGCGAGCCATGCGCCAGTCCTCCAGCCACATTGCCGCCGTCATTGATGAGAGTAACGACACCGTCGGTATGGTCACTCTGGAAGACATCATTGAAGAACTCGTGGGCACTGTCAGAGACTGGACGCACGATGACTAA
- a CDS encoding DEAD/DEAH box helicase, whose translation MTFADLGLPLPLTQALNAEGFLHPFPIQALAIPHALSGRDVLGRGPTGSGKTFTFGLPIISALMKGFSRPKAPRSVILVPTRELAVQVRSRLEPFAAAAGQRILEVVGGVKISHNIRSLARPVDILVATPGRAQDLVRQRLITLDDVCVVTLDEADQMADMGFLPQVTSLLKRMPQDTQYLLFSATLDGDVKILVDRFMHNPVEHATTPAKANLDTTTHYLVAVSDGADRRNLVVALAQNSTRAIMFVRTKYAVDRLTHTLLKAGVAAVGLHGNKGQFSRTSALEDFVSGTACVLVATDIAARGIDISDVELVVHIDIPAEHKAYIHRAGRTARAGSAGTVVTLAFDDAVEDALTLLEKAGVKPLQLSSEQLLEKIALKKGRR comes from the coding sequence ATCACGTTCGCCGACTTGGGCTTACCTTTGCCGCTGACTCAGGCTCTCAACGCAGAAGGGTTTCTCCACCCATTCCCTATCCAGGCTTTGGCTATCCCGCACGCTCTCAGTGGTCGAGATGTGCTAGGGCGAGGCCCCACCGGCTCTGGCAAAACTTTCACATTCGGCTTACCAATAATTAGCGCGTTGATGAAGGGGTTTTCACGTCCCAAGGCGCCCCGTAGCGTGATACTCGTACCAACCCGCGAACTTGCGGTACAGGTACGCTCCAGGCTCGAGCCATTCGCTGCCGCCGCGGGGCAGCGTATTCTTGAGGTCGTTGGCGGGGTGAAAATCAGCCACAACATCCGGTCGCTGGCCCGTCCGGTAGATATTTTGGTTGCTACTCCAGGACGCGCCCAAGATCTTGTCAGGCAGCGCCTCATCACGCTCGACGATGTTTGCGTGGTAACGCTCGACGAGGCAGATCAAATGGCCGACATGGGCTTTTTGCCTCAGGTCACATCGCTATTAAAGCGTATGCCGCAAGACACTCAATACCTGCTGTTCAGTGCCACGCTTGACGGAGATGTCAAGATCCTTGTCGACCGTTTCATGCATAATCCAGTGGAACACGCAACGACACCAGCTAAAGCTAACCTCGATACTACGACTCACTACCTCGTCGCCGTCAGCGACGGAGCGGATCGTCGCAATCTAGTTGTAGCTTTAGCCCAGAACTCTACTCGTGCCATCATGTTTGTACGGACGAAGTACGCGGTGGATCGCTTGACACACACGCTGCTCAAGGCTGGAGTGGCGGCGGTCGGCCTCCACGGAAACAAAGGACAGTTTTCCCGCACGTCTGCGCTCGAGGACTTTGTCAGTGGAACGGCCTGCGTACTAGTAGCCACAGATATTGCTGCGCGAGGAATCGATATTTCCGATGTCGAGCTCGTGGTTCATATCGATATACCAGCTGAGCACAAAGCGTATATACACCGCGCCGGACGCACCGCCCGTGCAGGTTCGGCAGGAACGGTCGTAACATTGGCTTTCGATGATGCTGTTGAGGATGCCCTCACTCTGCTCGAGAAGGCTGGTGTAAAACCTTTACAGCTCAGTAGCGAACAGTTGCTGGAAAAAATCGCGTTGAAGAAGGGGCGCCGATAA
- the gndA gene encoding NADP-dependent phosphogluconate dehydrogenase, which produces MTNSSATSSSASSTNGSAQIGVVGLAVMGSNIARNFARHGHTVAVYNRTTAKTDAFMEEFGNTGSFVPANSIEEFVASLERPRRALIMVAAGAGTDAVINQLADAMDEGDIIIDGGNALYTDTIRREKEMANRNLMFVGAGISGGEEGALHGPAIMPGGPQESYESLGPLLESISAHVDGTPCCTHIGPDGAGHFVKMVHNGIEYADMQVIGEAYHLLRHAAGMEPAEIADVFREWNKGDLESYLVEITAEVLAQVDAETGRPLVDIIVDSAGQKGTGRWTVKSALDLGIPVTGIGEAVFARALSSAKDQRRAAFGNLPSGKISGAIKESDREQFIEDVRRALYASKLVAYAQGFDQIVAGSKEYGWDLDPKDMATIWRGGCIIRAQFLNRIREAYETNPQLPSLLLDGYFNDELEGLIDSWRTIVVTATQQGLPVPVFASSLSYYDALRADRLPAALIQGQRDFFGAHTYGRIDRPGAFHTLWSGERNEVEA; this is translated from the coding sequence ATGACTAATTCCTCAGCGACTTCCTCATCCGCGTCGTCTACCAACGGCTCCGCACAGATCGGTGTGGTCGGTCTCGCCGTCATGGGTTCCAACATTGCCCGTAACTTTGCGCGCCATGGTCATACGGTAGCTGTTTACAACCGCACCACTGCGAAAACGGACGCATTTATGGAGGAGTTCGGAAATACCGGCAGCTTTGTTCCAGCCAACTCCATCGAAGAGTTCGTCGCTTCGTTGGAACGTCCTCGTCGGGCGTTAATCATGGTTGCTGCTGGCGCTGGGACCGACGCAGTCATTAACCAACTGGCGGATGCCATGGATGAAGGCGATATCATCATCGATGGCGGAAACGCCTTGTACACCGACACAATTCGTCGCGAAAAAGAAATGGCGAATCGTAACCTCATGTTTGTTGGAGCAGGCATTTCAGGTGGTGAGGAAGGTGCTCTTCATGGTCCGGCCATCATGCCTGGCGGTCCACAGGAATCTTATGAGTCACTCGGACCCCTACTAGAGTCAATCTCCGCTCATGTGGATGGAACTCCTTGCTGCACGCACATCGGGCCAGATGGCGCAGGCCACTTCGTAAAGATGGTTCACAACGGCATTGAGTATGCCGACATGCAAGTTATCGGCGAGGCTTACCACCTGTTACGTCACGCGGCGGGAATGGAGCCTGCTGAGATAGCCGATGTATTCCGTGAATGGAACAAGGGTGACTTGGAATCTTACTTAGTGGAGATCACCGCGGAAGTCCTAGCACAAGTTGATGCAGAAACCGGCAGGCCATTAGTGGACATCATTGTTGACTCAGCTGGCCAAAAAGGCACGGGCCGCTGGACGGTCAAGTCAGCACTGGACTTAGGAATTCCGGTAACGGGCATTGGTGAAGCTGTTTTCGCTCGAGCTTTGTCTTCTGCAAAGGATCAGCGTCGGGCCGCGTTCGGCAACCTTCCTTCCGGCAAGATATCAGGCGCCATCAAAGAGTCTGATCGGGAACAGTTCATCGAAGATGTTCGTCGAGCGTTGTACGCGTCGAAACTCGTTGCCTATGCCCAGGGTTTTGATCAAATTGTTGCGGGGTCTAAGGAATATGGCTGGGACCTCGACCCAAAGGATATGGCCACAATCTGGCGTGGAGGCTGCATCATCCGTGCGCAGTTCCTCAACCGTATTCGCGAAGCGTATGAGACCAATCCACAATTGCCGTCATTGCTTCTCGATGGATATTTCAACGATGAGCTCGAGGGGCTTATTGATTCATGGCGGACAATCGTAGTAACTGCGACGCAGCAAGGTCTGCCGGTTCCTGTCTTCGCTTCGTCACTGTCTTATTACGATGCGCTACGTGCCGACCGCCTACCGGCTGCCCTAATCCAAGGACAGCGTGACTTTTTCGGGGCGCATACCTACGGTCGCATTGATCGCCCTGGAGCTTTCCACACTCTGTGGTCCGGTGAACGTAATGAGGTTGAGGCCTAA
- a CDS encoding hemolysin family protein, giving the protein MDILLSVLGLIGFVALTACTGLFVAVEFALTGIERSTVDDHVKTKGDSTAKLLRKAHGELSFLLSGAQLGITLTTLATGYLAEPILARFFTPLLELVGLPESATMTVALLLSLVIATALSMVFGELVPKNLAIAHPLQVGRYTVRPVWTFNKVLAAFIRAMNNSANVIVRKLGIEPADELASARSPQELSALVKNSTGDGGFTAGKARVLDKSLKFGDARAEDLMTPRSTVETLSVDDSALELIRRALESGHSRFPVTRGDLDDTIGVVHVKDALSIPHAERARTPVADMARAVPTIPASLGGDAVLAKVRGAGSQLVLVADEYGGTAGIVTIEDVVEEIVGEVWDEHDNRAEDAEVMRRGKTWEVSGLLRTDELADAVGYSAPEGPYETLGGLIMATLGRIPEQGDVVLLPRGERDFAESLESGNTFRWRATVKVMDNRRVDRVVLRPVKNPGLVLEKEEQQRKEHEK; this is encoded by the coding sequence ATGGACATACTGCTGTCCGTCCTAGGCCTAATAGGTTTCGTTGCATTGACCGCGTGCACAGGTCTTTTCGTTGCTGTGGAATTTGCCCTTACCGGTATAGAGCGATCCACAGTGGACGATCATGTCAAAACAAAGGGAGATTCCACGGCTAAGCTACTGCGTAAAGCCCACGGAGAACTCAGCTTCCTGCTTTCTGGTGCCCAACTGGGCATCACTCTCACCACGCTGGCCACTGGTTATCTCGCCGAACCAATTCTGGCTCGGTTCTTTACCCCCCTTCTAGAGCTGGTGGGTCTGCCAGAATCCGCGACGATGACTGTGGCTTTGCTGTTGTCATTGGTCATCGCTACCGCTTTATCGATGGTCTTCGGTGAGTTGGTTCCGAAGAACCTGGCCATCGCCCATCCCCTCCAAGTGGGTCGTTACACGGTTCGTCCTGTCTGGACTTTTAATAAAGTCTTGGCGGCTTTTATTCGGGCAATGAATAACTCTGCGAATGTCATCGTGCGCAAACTGGGTATCGAACCTGCCGATGAGCTCGCCAGTGCCCGTAGCCCGCAGGAGCTGTCTGCCTTGGTGAAGAATTCCACCGGCGATGGTGGTTTCACTGCCGGTAAGGCTCGGGTTCTCGACAAGTCACTAAAATTTGGCGACGCCCGCGCCGAAGATCTCATGACTCCTCGTTCCACAGTGGAAACTTTATCGGTCGATGACAGTGCACTTGAGCTCATCCGTCGAGCCTTAGAGTCTGGTCATTCGCGTTTTCCGGTAACCCGAGGCGATCTTGATGACACTATCGGTGTAGTACATGTGAAGGATGCTCTAAGCATTCCGCACGCAGAGAGGGCTCGTACTCCCGTAGCTGATATGGCTCGTGCCGTACCAACTATCCCAGCGAGCCTTGGTGGAGATGCAGTACTCGCTAAGGTTCGCGGCGCTGGCTCTCAACTCGTACTCGTAGCCGATGAGTATGGAGGAACGGCAGGCATAGTCACCATCGAAGACGTTGTCGAAGAAATCGTCGGCGAGGTGTGGGATGAACACGATAACCGTGCTGAAGACGCAGAAGTCATGCGGCGAGGTAAAACCTGGGAAGTCTCCGGCTTGTTGCGTACAGATGAATTAGCGGATGCTGTCGGTTACAGTGCCCCCGAGGGTCCGTATGAAACTCTCGGAGGTCTCATCATGGCTACACTTGGGCGTATTCCGGAGCAGGGCGATGTCGTTCTATTACCCCGCGGAGAAAGAGATTTTGCAGAATCCTTGGAGTCAGGCAATACCTTCCGCTGGCGAGCCACAGTCAAAGTGATGGATAACCGCCGTGTCGATCGCGTAGTTTTGCGGCCAGTGAAGAACCCAGGACTCGTACTAGAAAAAGAAGAGCAACAGCGAAAGGAGCATGAGAAGTGA